A portion of the Sandaracinobacteroides saxicola genome contains these proteins:
- a CDS encoding bifunctional folylpolyglutamate synthase/dihydrofolate synthase: MDFARSDDPVLDRLLRAAGSLHVQGVDLTLSRIERLLGRIGSPQLKMPPVFHVAGTNGKGSSCAFLRAGLEAAGHKVHVYTSPHLCRVNERVRLAGVLAGDQDLRDALTDVLRFNADQPLSFFEAFTVAAFLLFAATPADAVVLEVGLGGRLDATNVIPAPAVTGIAQLAMDHVAILGPTIRHIAAEKAGIAKKGVPLVTQKYAAAVAAKVTEVAMLAGSPVMARGVAWDAAVYQGQFHLKDGQGTLTAPLPRLAGAHQVDNAALALAMLRAQSALPVPESAQRAALTWAEWPARVQRLAPGPLVPAGAEVWLDGGHNPAAGKAIAAHFGAVKPVLILGMLANKDADGFIRAFAGRVGEVIAVPIPGHDSHDPEVLAGWARVSMLPARTAAGLGEAVATALSVTAGPVLIAGSLHLAGLALSLNGQQPV; encoded by the coding sequence ATGGATTTTGCACGATCTGACGACCCGGTGCTGGACCGGCTGCTGCGGGCGGCGGGGTCGTTGCATGTGCAGGGGGTGGACCTGACGCTCAGCCGGATCGAGCGGTTGCTGGGGCGGATCGGCTCGCCGCAGCTGAAGATGCCGCCGGTGTTCCATGTCGCTGGCACCAACGGCAAGGGCAGCAGCTGCGCCTTCCTGCGGGCGGGGCTGGAGGCGGCGGGGCACAAGGTGCATGTCTATACCAGCCCGCACCTGTGCCGGGTGAACGAGCGGGTGCGGCTGGCGGGCGTGCTGGCGGGCGACCAGGATCTGCGCGACGCGCTGACCGATGTGCTGCGCTTCAACGCCGACCAGCCGCTGAGCTTCTTCGAGGCGTTCACGGTGGCGGCCTTCCTGTTGTTCGCGGCGACGCCGGCGGATGCGGTGGTGCTGGAGGTGGGGCTGGGGGGGCGGCTGGACGCGACCAATGTGATCCCGGCGCCGGCGGTGACGGGGATCGCGCAGCTGGCGATGGACCATGTTGCCATCCTGGGGCCGACGATCCGGCACATCGCCGCGGAGAAGGCCGGGATCGCCAAGAAGGGCGTGCCGCTGGTGACGCAGAAATATGCGGCGGCCGTGGCGGCGAAGGTGACCGAGGTGGCGATGCTGGCCGGCTCGCCCGTCATGGCGCGTGGCGTGGCGTGGGATGCCGCCGTCTATCAGGGGCAGTTTCATCTGAAGGATGGCCAGGGCACGCTGACGGCGCCGCTGCCGCGACTGGCCGGCGCGCACCAGGTGGACAATGCCGCGCTGGCGCTGGCGATGCTGCGGGCGCAGAGCGCGCTGCCGGTGCCGGAAAGCGCGCAGCGGGCGGCGCTGACCTGGGCGGAGTGGCCGGCGCGGGTGCAGCGGCTGGCCCCCGGTCCGCTGGTGCCGGCGGGCGCGGAGGTGTGGCTGGACGGCGGGCACAACCCGGCGGCGGGGAAGGCGATCGCGGCACATTTCGGCGCGGTGAAGCCGGTGCTGATCCTGGGGATGCTGGCGAACAAGGATGCCGACGGCTTCATCCGCGCCTTCGCCGGGCGGGTGGGCGAGGTGATCGCGGTGCCGATCCCGGGGCATGACAGCCATGATCCCGAGGTGCTGGCGGGCTGGGCGCGGGTGTCGATGCTGCCGGCGCGGACCGCGGCGGGGCTGGGGGAGGCGGTGGCGACGGCACTATCGGTTACGGCGGGGCCGGTGCTGATCGCCGGGTCCCTGCACCTGGCGGGGCTGGCGCTGAGCCTGAACGGGCAGCAGCCGGTGTGA
- a CDS encoding BolA family protein, which translates to MTPDQKMPAGPVAREIHARLMAALDPLALDVIDDSAHHAGHAGHDPRGESHFTVRITSAAFIGQSRLARQRAVNTALATLLKERVHALAIIARSPEETRSS; encoded by the coding sequence ATGACCCCAGACCAGAAGATGCCCGCCGGCCCCGTCGCCCGCGAAATCCACGCCCGCCTCATGGCCGCGCTCGACCCGCTGGCGCTCGACGTCATCGACGACAGCGCCCACCATGCCGGCCACGCCGGGCACGACCCGCGCGGCGAAAGCCACTTCACCGTCCGCATCACCAGCGCCGCCTTCATCGGCCAATCCCGCCTCGCCCGCCAGCGCGCCGTCAACACGGCGCTTGCCACGCTGCTGAAAGAGCGCGTCCACGCGCTGGCCATCATCGCCCGATCGCCCGAGGAAACCCGCTCATCCTGA
- a CDS encoding J domain-containing protein, giving the protein MSTPRGRYRGAFEGERRCAHPGCGEPGEYRAPVRRPGSALLPAGMPPEWQYLCLAHVREFNAAWNYFDGMTPEEIHVAQSPYPHWEGAARAFATNATGPDRISDALGILNWRRGEGRRATPAGRVLSAAERRALGTLGLGDGATLAEIKARYRERVRRFHPDSNGGDRGQEDKLRAAVEAHDLLVASGAFA; this is encoded by the coding sequence GTGAGCACGCCGCGGGGACGATATCGGGGCGCGTTCGAGGGCGAGCGGCGGTGCGCGCATCCGGGGTGCGGGGAACCGGGCGAGTATCGCGCGCCGGTGCGGCGGCCGGGGAGCGCGCTGCTGCCGGCGGGGATGCCGCCGGAGTGGCAATATCTGTGCCTGGCGCATGTGCGCGAATTCAACGCGGCCTGGAATTATTTCGATGGCATGACGCCGGAGGAGATCCATGTCGCGCAGTCGCCCTATCCGCACTGGGAAGGGGCGGCGCGGGCCTTTGCCACCAACGCCACCGGGCCGGACCGGATTTCGGATGCGCTGGGCATCCTGAACTGGCGGCGGGGGGAGGGGCGGCGTGCCACGCCGGCGGGCCGGGTGCTGAGCGCGGCGGAGCGGCGGGCGCTGGGGACGCTGGGGCTGGGCGACGGCGCGACGCTGGCGGAGATCAAGGCGCGCTATCGGGAGCGGGTGCGGCGCTTCCATCCGGACAGCAATGGCGGCGACCGGGGGCAGGAGGACAAGCTGCGCGCGGCGGTGGAGGCGCATGACCTGCTGGTGGCGTCAGGCGCCTTTGCCTAA